CGATATCACTTATGAACTCCCTGTACTTATATGGGTCGGAACGGATCATCGTTGCAGAGATCGGAACCCGCTCGCGGGCTTCATCGACCCGCCGGTCGACCGAGCCCAAAGCAAGACTCATATGCCTGCCGTAAAACTCACTCGAGTAAAAATGCGTTACTTGCTCGCCGTTCAGTAAACGGAGGATATACTGTTCTTCCCGAATCTCGTGCTCTCTGTCATCCGAATACCCGTCAGGACCGTCCCAAGCTTCGATGACCCGGACTGCCGGGTACAGCCGTCGAATCCAATTCGCCCGGATATGAAGCGGGATCGGCGTGACCGTCGTCTCGTAAATGACCACGATTAACTCATCGACCTCCTGCAGCGCCGTTTCGATCATGAACTGATGCCCTTTATGCAGCGGGGCAAACTTCCCCAGCGTTAATCCGAGCGTTTTCATGCCGCCACCTCCTTGGCCCCTTTATTCCAATTGTAATAGCCGTATACCGCATTAACCAAATACGCGCTCCACATGACGATCATCAGCATGCCTTCGCTGCTGCCCTCCAGCAATCGAATCGCCCACAGCAGCACCGTAAACAAATTCAACACAATATAGACCAGCCATTGTTCCTTGAATCTGCGGACCATTAAAAAGGTGGCCACAACGGACAGCACCGTCGTAGTAGCGTCGATGTAAGGCGAGTTCTGTCCCGGGATGAACGAAAGCCCAAATCCCAGCAGCAAACAGCCTAGAAAGCAGACTGTCCCAATGAGAAGCAGACCTTTAAGTTCCATTTGGCGCATGATCAGCTTGCCGTCTTGGCGGTGATTTTTCCACATGTAGAAGCCAATGACGTTCATCGGAACGAAGAATAACAGATTCAGCATGACCTCTCCAAACAACCCGTTAATATAGGCCAGATAAGCGTAACCGACGGTATTGTACATGCCGAAAACATAGCTCATCAGATTGCCCTTCGCCGCAAGCACCACGCATAGCACCCCAGTAATAAAAACGGTAAAACCGAATAAAGAGTCCTTAGAAATCACCGTAAACCCCACAGCAATCGAGGTGAACAGCACCAACCATGCTATTTCGAACAGGTTCCAGCCACTCGCAACCTTTTTCACAATTCATCCCCTCAGCTTTCTCCACTGATTTATAGAAGGAAAACACCCAACACACTTAGTATCGTTTTGTTAATAACAATTTATTACTATCAAAAATAACAGAAAATCCTGCGTAGGGCAAGTGAAATCTCCCCATTTGTCGCAGGCTTGATCTTTTACCTTCTGTAGTCCCTTCAACAATTAGCGAAAATCATAGGAGAGGACGAACACCACTTGTTACAACGCGGAATATACAAATGAATAGGCACTTATCCCAATCATGCTTATTCTGTAAACTTTGCGAATCGGAATAGGCACAAAGGAGGGTTTAGGTTGGTACTAACATCATCTCACTATTTTGCCCACGGCAACACTGCGCGCGGGGCTCATTTCTTGTATAAATCCGCATTTGATGGGTTGAACAAGATATTTGTCCTTACGGGGCCCCAAGGCACGGGGAAATCGACGGCCATGCAAAGCTTGGTGGATAGCCTGCTGGATAAAGGCTTCCATGTGCAATGTTTCCACTCCCCTCTCCGTCCCGACGAACTGGATGGCATTATTTTTACGGAATTGAAGGTTGGTATTGTCGACGGGCGAGTCTGTAAGGGGATTTCGGATAGCGGGGCCGGTGACATCGTCTTTATCGATTTTGGGGAAGCGTTCGATAACAGCCTTATTTCACCGGGAGACTTCATCACGATAGAAGATCTTAGCGGCAAGCTTGAGAACGCCTATTCAAATGTGTATGAAACATTCGCAACGGCCCTACGGATTCATGACGAGTGGGAAAAATTTTATATCGATAACATGGATTTTGCGAAGGCCGACCAGATTGCGCTGGAATTGGTTCAAGAATTATACGCCGGTCATGAAAGCGATACGCCAACTGCTTCGCGTCACTTATTTTTCGGGGCTGCGACTCCAAGGGGAGCATTCGATTTTATTCAAAGCTTGACCGCTCAGCTGGAAAGACGGATTTTCATCAAAGGAAGGGCGGGATCCGGCAAATCGACGCTGCTGAAAAAGCTTGCCTCCGCTGCCGAACAGAAAGGAATCGACGTTCAAGTGTTTCATTGCGGCTTTGACCCGAACAGTCTGGATATGCTGATATTCCCGGAGCTTCAAACAGCGATCTTCGACAGTACCGCTCCGCATGAATACTTCCCCGATCGGGACGGGGATGAGATCCTAGATATGTACACACGGACGATAGCCCCTGGTACCGATGAAGCCTATGCTGACGAAATAGCCGGTATCAAGGCGCGCTATTCGGCAAAAATGAAAGAGGCTACCTCCCATCTGGCGGAAGCCGAAGCCATCGATTCTCAGATTAAGGCCTACTATGTTGCGGCCACCGATTTTTCGATCGTAGAGAAACTCCATTTGCAATTACAGTCCGAATTGAATGCACTGATGAGCTCCATTCAGCCTTCAAAATAAGATAACACCCAAAGGCGTTATATTTCAGGCGGGGCCCAGCAGTCTAATGCAAGCTGAGCTCCGTTTGAGATTGAATCTGCTTCCGCAAGTTATATAGGAGATTTCCACATTTAGAATCAGTTGATTAATATTTTTGGCTCCTCATTTGCAGGCCCTACGATTGTGTTTCCGCCGAAACTGAGATGCTGACCATACTTCTCTACGATAAAGCTGTTAAACGATCCATCTGCATCC
This Paenibacillus sp. JZ16 DNA region includes the following protein-coding sequences:
- the pnuC gene encoding nicotinamide riboside transporter PnuC, which codes for MKKVASGWNLFEIAWLVLFTSIAVGFTVISKDSLFGFTVFITGVLCVVLAAKGNLMSYVFGMYNTVGYAYLAYINGLFGEVMLNLLFFVPMNVIGFYMWKNHRQDGKLIMRQMELKGLLLIGTVCFLGCLLLGFGLSFIPGQNSPYIDATTTVLSVVATFLMVRRFKEQWLVYIVLNLFTVLLWAIRLLEGSSEGMLMIVMWSAYLVNAVYGYYNWNKGAKEVAA
- a CDS encoding PRK06851 family protein, translated to MVLTSSHYFAHGNTARGAHFLYKSAFDGLNKIFVLTGPQGTGKSTAMQSLVDSLLDKGFHVQCFHSPLRPDELDGIIFTELKVGIVDGRVCKGISDSGAGDIVFIDFGEAFDNSLISPGDFITIEDLSGKLENAYSNVYETFATALRIHDEWEKFYIDNMDFAKADQIALELVQELYAGHESDTPTASRHLFFGAATPRGAFDFIQSLTAQLERRIFIKGRAGSGKSTLLKKLASAAEQKGIDVQVFHCGFDPNSLDMLIFPELQTAIFDSTAPHEYFPDRDGDEILDMYTRTIAPGTDEAYADEIAGIKARYSAKMKEATSHLAEAEAIDSQIKAYYVAATDFSIVEKLHLQLQSELNALMSSIQPSK